The following are from one region of the Cyclopterus lumpus isolate fCycLum1 chromosome 21, fCycLum1.pri, whole genome shotgun sequence genome:
- the LOC117750207 gene encoding Golgi reassembly-stacking protein 2-like isoform X1, whose amino-acid sequence MGGSQSVEVPGGGTEGYHVLRVQENSPGHRAGLEPFFDFIISICDTRLMIACFDLCKNKDSDTLKELLKVNMEKPIKVLLYSSKTLAVRKATVTPSNMWAGQGLLGVSIRFCSFQGANENVWHVLEVEPNSPAALAGLRAHADYIIGADTVMNESEDLFSVVETHEGKELKLYVYNTDTDNCREVVITPNCDWGGDGSLGCGIGYGYLHRIPTLPFLEGKGISFPAQTPSEPATSPTDGFKEVHLSAVIPTIPVAVSSSASTGLEQALTGVSVSSNPTTFVSNLQTGLPSLSLPGVARPPPDLVLPPITARASPAMTLHTSTTYPSSTIQMNSSLTRSPIPSSVATSESINITMTADSS is encoded by the exons ATGGGGGGGTCCCAGAGCGTCGAGGTACCGGGCGGGGGGACTGAAGGCTACCACGTCCTCAGA GTGCAAGAGAATTCCCCCGGTCACCGTGCAGGACTGGAGCCCTTCTTTGATTTCATCATTTCCATTTGTGACACTAGACTG ATGATCGCATGTTTTGATCTCTGCAAGAACAAGGACAGCGACACCCTAAAAGAGCTGCTGAAGGTGAACATGGAGAAGCCCATCAAGGTGCTGTTGTACAGTAGCAAGACACTGGCAGTGAGGAAGGCAACAGTCACACCCAGCAACATGTGGGCCGGCCAGGGGCTTCTGGGAGTCAGCATTCGCTTCTGCAGCTTTCAAGGagcaaatgaaaatgtttggCATGTTTTG GAAGTGGAGCCAAACTCCCCTGCAGCCCTGGCTGGTTTGAGGGCTCACGCTGACTACATTATAGGAGCCGACACCGTCATGAACGAG AGTGAAGATCTGTTTTCCGTGGTGGAAACCCATGAAGGGAAGGAGCTGAAGCTGTATGTTTACAACACAGATACGGACAACTGCCGCGAGGTGGTCATCACGCCGAACTGTGATTGGGGCGGAGACGGCAG TCTAGGGTGTGGGATTGGCTATGGCTACCTGCACAGGATACCGACGCTGCCATTTTTAGAGGGCAAGGGTATCAGTTTCCCTGCACAGACTCCCAGTGAACCGGCTACTTCACCTACAGATGGCTTCAAAGAG GTCCATCTCTCGGCTGTCATCCCGACCATTCCTGTTGCcgtgtcttcttctgcttccACTGGATTAGAGCAGGCTCTCACCGGTGTGTCAGTCAGCTCTAACCCGACCACGTTTGTGAGCAATCTACAGACAG gtcttccatctctctccctgccGGGTGTAGCTCGGCCTCCACCTGACCTTGTTCTTCCACCAATCACTGCTAGAGCATCTCCTGCTATGACACTGCATACCAGTACCACATATCCCTCCTCCACTATCCAAATGAACAGTTCACTGACCAGAAGCCCCATCCCATCATCAGTGGCCACCTCTGAATCAATAAATATCACAATGACTGCAGACTCATCTTAG
- the LOC117750207 gene encoding Golgi reassembly-stacking protein 2-like isoform X3, translating into MGGSQSVEVPGGGTEGYHVLRVQENSPGHRAGLEPFFDFIISICDTRLMIACFDLCKNKDSDTLKELLKVNMEKPIKVLLYSSKTLAVRKATVTPSNMWAGQGLLGVSIRFCSFQGANENVWHVLEVEPNSPAALAGLRAHADYIIGADTVMNESEDLFSVVETHEGKELKLYVYNTDTDNCREVVITPNCDWGGDGSLGCGIGYGYLHRIPTLPFLEGKGISFPAQTPSEPATSPTDGFKEVHLSAVIPTIPVAVSSSASTGLEQALTGVSVSSNPTTFVSNLQTATPPPHKALPVSQTCRHATRFVGMVFRSSISLPAGCSSAST; encoded by the exons ATGGGGGGGTCCCAGAGCGTCGAGGTACCGGGCGGGGGGACTGAAGGCTACCACGTCCTCAGA GTGCAAGAGAATTCCCCCGGTCACCGTGCAGGACTGGAGCCCTTCTTTGATTTCATCATTTCCATTTGTGACACTAGACTG ATGATCGCATGTTTTGATCTCTGCAAGAACAAGGACAGCGACACCCTAAAAGAGCTGCTGAAGGTGAACATGGAGAAGCCCATCAAGGTGCTGTTGTACAGTAGCAAGACACTGGCAGTGAGGAAGGCAACAGTCACACCCAGCAACATGTGGGCCGGCCAGGGGCTTCTGGGAGTCAGCATTCGCTTCTGCAGCTTTCAAGGagcaaatgaaaatgtttggCATGTTTTG GAAGTGGAGCCAAACTCCCCTGCAGCCCTGGCTGGTTTGAGGGCTCACGCTGACTACATTATAGGAGCCGACACCGTCATGAACGAG AGTGAAGATCTGTTTTCCGTGGTGGAAACCCATGAAGGGAAGGAGCTGAAGCTGTATGTTTACAACACAGATACGGACAACTGCCGCGAGGTGGTCATCACGCCGAACTGTGATTGGGGCGGAGACGGCAG TCTAGGGTGTGGGATTGGCTATGGCTACCTGCACAGGATACCGACGCTGCCATTTTTAGAGGGCAAGGGTATCAGTTTCCCTGCACAGACTCCCAGTGAACCGGCTACTTCACCTACAGATGGCTTCAAAGAG GTCCATCTCTCGGCTGTCATCCCGACCATTCCTGTTGCcgtgtcttcttctgcttccACTGGATTAGAGCAGGCTCTCACCGGTGTGTCAGTCAGCTCTAACCCGACCACGTTTGTGAGCAATCTACAGACAG ccacgccccctcctcACAAAGCGCTCCCTGTCAGTCAAACCTGCCGCCACGCGACCAGGTTTGTGGGAATGGTTTTCAG gtcttccatctctctccctgccGGGTGTAGCTCGGCCTCCACCTGA
- the tlk1a gene encoding LOW QUALITY PROTEIN: serine/threonine-protein kinase tousled-like 1 (The sequence of the model RefSeq protein was modified relative to this genomic sequence to represent the inferred CDS: deleted 2 bases in 2 codons) has translation MSVQSSGSLEGTPSWSQLSTSPTRTCFQQHTTAVVKAQEGTMEELHSLDPRRQELLEARFMGGVGGSTGGSTGSTSAGTKGLTNNECSNQSYGSLGSSSDKESEGSDVKRGSSPAYSTPEKKQSETPRGRKRKPEIQSESSQGKSIVRGPKISDYFDFQGGNGSSPVRGPPPVIRSPQNSHSHPAQGIAVIQNSPSPTSQSFGDHMAHPKQLADRFVQTDLTVLKLAALESTKNLDLEKKEGRIDDLLRANCDLRRQIDEQQKLLEKYKERLNKCITMSKKLLIEKSTQEKQACREKSMQDRLRLGHFTTVRHGASFTEQWTDGYAFQNLVKQQECINQQREDIERQRKLLAKRKPPSSSNSQAPTTNSEPKQRKTKAVNGAENDPFLKPSLPQLLTLAEYHEQEEIFKLRLGHLKKEEAEIQAELERLERVRNLHIRELKRINNEDSSQFKDHPTLNERYLLLHLLGRGGFSEVYKAFDLIEQRYAAVKIHQLNKNWREEKKENYHKHACREYRIHKELDHPRIVKLYDYFSLDTDTFCTVMEYCEGNDLDFYLKQHKLMSEKEARSIVMQIVNALRYLNEIKPPIIHYDLKPGNILLVDGTACGEIKITDFGLSKIMDDDNYGVDGMDLTSQGAGTYWYLPPECFVVGKEPPKISNKVDVWSVGVIFFQCLYGRKPFGHNQSQQDILQENTILKATDVQFPVKPVSSNEAKAFIRRCLAYRKEDRIDVHQMGSDPYLLPHMRRSSSSGTLQINAAGSGPASSSIISY, from the exons ATGAGTGTCCAAAGTAGTGGAAGTTTGGAGGGGACGCCATCT TGGTCCCAGCTCTCCACGTCCCCAACACGGACT TGTTTTCAGCAACATACCACGGCAGTGGTGAAGGCCCAGGAAG GCACCATGGAGGAGCTGCACAGCCTAGACCCCCGTAGACAAGAGCTGCTGGAGGCACGCTTTATGGGCGGGGTTGGCGGTAGCACAGGAGGCAGCACTGGCAGCACAAGTGCAGGAACCAAA ggATTGACTAATAATGAATGCTCAAATCAAAGTTATGGAAGCCTTGGATCCTCAAGCGACAAGGAGTCAGAG GGGTCAGACGTGAAAAGAGGTAGTTCTCCTGCTTATTCG ACACCAGAGAAAAAACAGTCGGAAACGCCCAGAGGCAGAAAAAGGAAACCTGAgatccaatcagagagcagccaAG GGAAATCAATTGTCCGAGGACCCAAAATAAGTGATTATTTTGAT TTCCAGGGAGGAAATGGGTCCAGTCCTGTGAGAGGTCCCCCACCAGTGATTCGATCGCCCCAGAACTCACATTCCCACCCTGCTCAGGGTATCGCT GTTATACAAAATAGCCCATCTCCTACTAGTCAGTCTTTTGGCGACCACATGGCACATCCAAAGCAACTAGCGGATAGATTTGTTCAG ACTGACCTCACAGTGTTGAAGTTGGCTGCCCTTGAAAGCACTAAGAATCTGGACCTcgagaagaaggaggggagaaTTGATGATTTGCTACGG GCAAACTGCGATCTCAGGAGACAGATAGACGAACAACAAAAATTACTTGAAAAGTACAAGGAACGCTTGAATAAATGCATCACTATGAGCAAGAAGTTGCTCATAGAAAAg AGCACCCAGGAGAAGCAGGCCTGTCGGGAGAAAAGCATGCAAGATAGACTTCGTTTAGGTCATTTCACTACAGTGAGGCATGGAGCGTCATTCACAGAACAGTGGACTGACGGCTATGCCTTCCAAAACCTTGTGAA ACAGCAAGAGTGCATAAACCAACAGAGAGAGGACATTGAGAGGCAGAGAAAACTTCTAGCTAAGAGGAAACCTCCATCCTCTAGCAACTCCCAAGCACCAACTACAAACTCGGAGCCAAAGCAACGCAAAACCAAGGCAGTGAATGGAGCAGAAAATGACCCCTTTCTAAAACCCAGCCTACCTCAGCT GCTGACACTAGCGGAGTACCATGAACAGGAAGAGATCTTCAAACTGCGACTTGGACATCTCAAGAAG GAAGAAGCTGAGATCCAGGCGGAGCTGGAGCGTCTGGAGAGAGTGCGCAACCTTCACATTCGGGAGCTGAAGAGAATAAATAATGAAGACAGTTCACA ATTTAAAGATCATCCCACGTTGAATGAACGATATCTGCTCCTACACCTTCTGGGAAGAGGGGGCTTTAGTGAAGTTTACAAA GCTTTTGACTTGATTGAGCAACGATATGCTGCTGTGAAAATCCATCAACTTAACAAGAactggagagaagagaaaaaggagaacTATCACAA ACATGCATGCCGAGAGTACAGAATACACAAGGAGCTGGACCACCCAAGAATCGTGAAACTTTATGACTACTTCTCACTGGACACAGACAC GTTTTGCACTGTCATGGAGTACTGCGAAGGCAACGACTTGGATTTCTACTTGAAACAGCATAAGCTAATGTCTGAGAAGGAGGCACGTTCTATAGTCATGCAGATTGTGAACGCATTAAGATACCTGAATGAAATCAAACCCCCCATAATCCATTACGACCTTAAGCCAG GCAATATCTTGTTGGTGGATGGGACAGCCTGTGGTGAAATCAAAATCACTGACTTTGGTCTGTCAAAAATCATGGATGATGACAACTATGGTGTGGATGGGATGGATCTGACATCACAGGGTGCAGGGACCTACTG GTACTTGCCTCCTGAATGTTTTGTGGTTGGCAAAGAACCTCCAAAGATCTCCAATAAGGTGGACGTGTGGTCTGTCGGTGTTATCTTTTTTCAGTGTCTGTATGGCAGGAAG CCCTTTGGCCACAATCAGTCACAACAGGACATCCTGCAGGAGAACACCATACTGAAAGCTACAGATGTTCAGTTCCCTGTCAAGCCTGTTTCCAGTAATGAAGCAAAG GCCTTCATAAGGCGGTGTTTGGCATACAGGAAGGAGGACCGGATCGACGTTCACCAGATGGGAAGCGACCCGTACCTGCTCCCTCACATGCGAAGGTCAAGCTCCTCTGGAACTCTGCAGATAAATGCTGCTGGCTCAGGACCTGCCTCCTCCAGTATCATCTCATACTGA
- the LOC117750207 gene encoding Golgi reassembly-stacking protein 2-like isoform X2 — MGGSQSVEVPGGGTEGYHVLRVQENSPGHRAGLEPFFDFIISICDTRLNKDSDTLKELLKVNMEKPIKVLLYSSKTLAVRKATVTPSNMWAGQGLLGVSIRFCSFQGANENVWHVLEVEPNSPAALAGLRAHADYIIGADTVMNESEDLFSVVETHEGKELKLYVYNTDTDNCREVVITPNCDWGGDGSLGCGIGYGYLHRIPTLPFLEGKGISFPAQTPSEPATSPTDGFKEVHLSAVIPTIPVAVSSSASTGLEQALTGVSVSSNPTTFVSNLQTGLPSLSLPGVARPPPDLVLPPITARASPAMTLHTSTTYPSSTIQMNSSLTRSPIPSSVATSESINITMTADSS; from the exons ATGGGGGGGTCCCAGAGCGTCGAGGTACCGGGCGGGGGGACTGAAGGCTACCACGTCCTCAGA GTGCAAGAGAATTCCCCCGGTCACCGTGCAGGACTGGAGCCCTTCTTTGATTTCATCATTTCCATTTGTGACACTAGACTG AACAAGGACAGCGACACCCTAAAAGAGCTGCTGAAGGTGAACATGGAGAAGCCCATCAAGGTGCTGTTGTACAGTAGCAAGACACTGGCAGTGAGGAAGGCAACAGTCACACCCAGCAACATGTGGGCCGGCCAGGGGCTTCTGGGAGTCAGCATTCGCTTCTGCAGCTTTCAAGGagcaaatgaaaatgtttggCATGTTTTG GAAGTGGAGCCAAACTCCCCTGCAGCCCTGGCTGGTTTGAGGGCTCACGCTGACTACATTATAGGAGCCGACACCGTCATGAACGAG AGTGAAGATCTGTTTTCCGTGGTGGAAACCCATGAAGGGAAGGAGCTGAAGCTGTATGTTTACAACACAGATACGGACAACTGCCGCGAGGTGGTCATCACGCCGAACTGTGATTGGGGCGGAGACGGCAG TCTAGGGTGTGGGATTGGCTATGGCTACCTGCACAGGATACCGACGCTGCCATTTTTAGAGGGCAAGGGTATCAGTTTCCCTGCACAGACTCCCAGTGAACCGGCTACTTCACCTACAGATGGCTTCAAAGAG GTCCATCTCTCGGCTGTCATCCCGACCATTCCTGTTGCcgtgtcttcttctgcttccACTGGATTAGAGCAGGCTCTCACCGGTGTGTCAGTCAGCTCTAACCCGACCACGTTTGTGAGCAATCTACAGACAG gtcttccatctctctccctgccGGGTGTAGCTCGGCCTCCACCTGACCTTGTTCTTCCACCAATCACTGCTAGAGCATCTCCTGCTATGACACTGCATACCAGTACCACATATCCCTCCTCCACTATCCAAATGAACAGTTCACTGACCAGAAGCCCCATCCCATCATCAGTGGCCACCTCTGAATCAATAAATATCACAATGACTGCAGACTCATCTTAG
- the mettl8 gene encoding mRNA N(3)-methylcytidine methyltransferase METTL8 translates to MYKLQSFSRAKLAETFSRLSSRLHWTGGRPSAPLGSRILTNTDDIFKHNMWDHVQWTEEDKENARKKAKENSCTHIPLEEQGKFDTEACQYWDKFYKMHQKKFFKDRKWLFLEFPELLPSGAKSQTTNGYLVDQQASHPQLTGSSTDTDTRIQQHNRPTHRNTDTPSHQKESCQGAAPEETEALIQTPAFPGQHASFRILEVGCGVGNSTFPIVNSIKETDAYVYCCDFSPCAIQLVKDHPDYHDSVCHAFVHDICEERASFPFPPQSLDVILAVFVLSSIHPERLQGIVNRLSTYLKYGGIFLFRDYGRFDFSQLRFKKGRCLSENFYTRGDGTCVYFFTKEEIHDLFSIAGLEEIQNLEDRRLQVNRGKKVAMHRVWMQSKYRKGYPPPPS, encoded by the exons ATGTATAAACTGCAGAGTTTCTCTCGAGCCAAATTGGCTGAAACTTTCAGCCGATTGTCGTCAAGACTACATTGGACAGGAGGAAGACCTTCAGCTCCACTTGGTTCACGGATTCTGACCAATACTGATGACATCTTTAAGCACAACATGTG gGATCATGTGCAATGGACAGAAGAGGATAAAGAAAATGCACGGAAGAAGGCAAAAGAAAATTCCTGCACACACATTCCTTTAGAGGAACAAG GTAAATTTGACACAGAGGCTTGCCAATACTGGGACAAGTTTTACAAGATGCACCAGAAAAAGTTCTTTAAAGATCGCAAGTGGCTGTTTTTAGAGTTCCCAGAATTGCTTCCTTCAGGTGCAAAAAGTCAAACCACAAATGGGTATCTGGTTGATCAGCAGGCATCACACCCGCAACTGACTGGAtccagcacagacacagacaccaggaTCCAGCAACACAACAGacccacacacagaaatacagacaCCCCCAGTCATCAGAAGGAGTCCTGTCAGGGAGCAGCACCAGAAGAAACTGAAGCTCTCATACAAACTCCTGCTTTCCCCGGCCAGCATGCATCTTTTAGGATCTTGGAG GTTGGATGTGGGGTTGGTAACAGCACATTTCCCATCGTTAATTCCATAAA AGAAACGGACGCATATGTATACTGTTGTGACTTCTCCCCATGTGCCATTCAGCTGGTCAAG GACCATCCAGACTACCATGACTCTGTGTGTCACGCCTTTGTCCATGACATTTGCGAGGAGAGGGCTTCCTTTCCCTTCCCTCCTCAGAGCCTGGATGTTATTCTGGCAGTCTTTGTGCTCTCCTCCATTCATCCGGAGCG ACTACAAGGAATTGTGAACCGACTATCTACATACCTGAAATATGGAGGGATATTTCTCTTCCGGGATTATGGGAGATTTGACTTCTCACAACTCAGGTTTAAGAAAG GACGGTGCTTATCAGAAAATTTCTATACAAGAGGAGATGGAACCTGCGTGTACTTTTTCACTAAAG aagagattcatgatttattttccattgcTGGACTGGAAGAAATTCAGAATCTGGAGGACCGACGACTCCAAGTGAACAGAGGAAAGAAAGTTGCAATGCACCGAGTTTGGATGCAGAGCAAGTACAGGAAAGGATATCCACCTCCACCATCTTAA